The genomic interval AGAAACCCCCGGCTTCGCCGGGGGTTTCTCGCTTGCTAGAGTTCGCAGTCGAAGCACGGACACCCGCGTGCCGTGACGCGATATCCCTCGATGACCTACCGCAGGAGGTCGGCCGCCGGCCATGAACATCGTCGTGTGCGTGAAGCAGGTGCCCGACACCTACGAGGAAAAGAAGCTCAGCGACGCTGACAAGACCCTCGACCGTGAAGGCGTCGAAGGTGTCATGAACGAGCTCGACGAGTACGCCGTCGAAGAGGCGCTGCGGCTCAAGGAGGCTCACGGCGGCGAGGTCACCATCCTGACGATGGGCCCGGAGAAGGCGGTCGAGACGATCCGCAAGGCGCTGTCGATGGGCGCCGACTCCGCCGTACACGTCGTCGACTCCGCGCTGCACGGCTCGGACGCGCTCGCCACGTCCTACGCCCTTGCCAAGGCGCTCGGCACCATCGAGCACGACCTGGTCATCCTCGGGGTCGAGTCGACCGACGCACGCATGAGCGTCATCCCGGCGATGCTCGCCGAGCGCACCGGAGCCGCACAGCTGTCGTTCGCGCGCAGGGTCGAGGTCAACGGCTCGACGGTGAAGATCGAGCGGCAGACCGACACCGGCTACGACGTCGTCGAGGCGCAGACGCCCGCGATCGTGTCCGTCGTCGAGAAGATCAACGAGCCGCGCTACCCCTCGTTCAAGGGGATCATGGCCGCCAAGAAGAAGCCGCTGACCACCCTGACGCTCGCCGACGCCGGCATCGAGGCGGACAAGGTCGGACTCGCCGGCTCCGGCACCTCCGTCGCCGAGTTCGCCGCGCGTCCGCCGAAGGCGGCCGGCCAGATCGTC from Mycobacteriales bacterium carries:
- a CDS encoding electron transfer flavoprotein subunit beta/FixA family protein, with the translated sequence MNIVVCVKQVPDTYEEKKLSDADKTLDREGVEGVMNELDEYAVEEALRLKEAHGGEVTILTMGPEKAVETIRKALSMGADSAVHVVDSALHGSDALATSYALAKALGTIEHDLVILGVESTDARMSVIPAMLAERTGAAQLSFARRVEVNGSTVKIERQTDTGYDVVEAQTPAIVSVVEKINEPRYPSFKGIMAAKKKPLTTLTLADAGIEADKVGLAGSGTSVAEFAARPPKAAGQIVKDEGDGGTKLAEFLASQKII